The nucleotide sequence AGCTTCTTTTAGCATATAGTAAGAATAAAAAAGCATGGTATCTGCCTGGTGGAAAAATTGAAGATGGAGAGAGTTCTTTAGATACTTTGCAAAGAGAGATCTTTGAAGAACTTACTATTAAATTGAACTCTGAGCGGTTAAAATATTATTGTCATATTACTGCACCAGCTTATGGAGAATTGCCCCATATTATAATGGAACAAGATTGTTTTCTATATGAATTAAATGAAAAAATTGAACCAAAAAATGAAATAGACGAAGTCAAATTTTTCGATAGCGAAATGTATCAATCAGAACCTGCACAAGTGCCAGGAGTTTTAAAAGTATTTGACAAACTTACCAAAGATAAAGTTTTACTTTAACATTGTAATCTTTACTCAAAAAGTTAATTGAATCTATAAAATTAAACAGAACGAGGTAACTTGGTTGATTCTAAACCGTCACCTATTTTCCTCTCTTTTTTATCAATAGAAAATCAATTAGCCTTAATTTTTCTGCGTACTTACGTCACAAAAGCAATAAAATTTAGACGATCAGATCAAAAGCTAGTTATTTATCACAACTATTTGATTTCGAGGCAAACATATTATTCCTTTGCCATCAAACAAAATAGTATTGCGATAATGAAAACACGTTTTAGCTTTCTCATCTTTCTTTTTGTTTCCTTATTTCAACCAGCGGTTTTGTCTGCCCAGACATACACTGTAAAAGGAATAGTTGCCGATGACAAAGGCGCTCCTCTGATCAGCGTAAATGTCTATATTCAAGAAACGCTTGAAGGGACCAGCAGCGGTGAGGACGGATCATTTAGCTTTCAGACTTCTTCCAAAGGAGAGGTAACGCTGTGCGCACAGATGTTAGGCTACAATCCTGCCACTTTTAAAGGAAAAGCATCTGTAATGGGAAATGTCCGGTTGGTGCTTACTCCTCAAAATGTTGCCTTGCAGGAAGTATTTGTAACTGCCGGCAGTTACCGTTTGCAGGGAAGCTCCAAATGGAAGGAGATGTCGCCGGTCAGCATTGCAACTACAGCCGGAGCGGTTGGCGATATATATAACGGAATAGCCATGTTGCCAGGCGTACAAGCCGCCGGGGAAAGCGGCAAACTAATGGTACGTGGCGGAGACAGCCGCGAGTCGCAGACATATATTGACGAGATGCATGTACTATCTCCCTACACCTATACACCCGCCAATTCGGCCGCACGGGGCAGATACTCTCCATTCTTATTCGAAGGAATTAACTTTTCGTCGGGAGGGTTTACTTCCGATTATGCCCAAAGTCTTTCCAGCGTGCTTCCCCTGACCACAAAAGACGAAAGTCCGGTTACCAAGATTGGAGTCAATCTTTTAACTGTTGGTTTGGGAGGAGGAGGAACCAAAGCATGGAAAAACTCGTCGCTCTCTTTTAACGGCGATTACCAAAACATCGGACCGTACAATGAATTCTTCCCAGACAGTTACTCCTGGATAAACCCATACCAGCGAATTTCGGGAGAGAGCCAGTTTCGAAAAACATTTGCGAACAAGGGCATCTGGAAAACTTATGTGGCTTACGACCGCACCACTTTTGCTCAGCAGACATTGGAATCGTTTAATCCTATAAGCCGTACAATGGATTTCGAAGAAGACAACCTGTACCTGAACAGCACTTTCAGAAAGACACTGGGGCGAAATTACAAATTCTTTTCCGGCATTGCCATTTCCTCAAACAAGAAGCGAATAGACGGAGCCCGCCTTCCTTTGGATGCCTTAAATGAAACGGAAAGCGAAGTCCATCTGAAGATAAGAACTGAAAAACGTTACAGCAACCTATACAAGCTTACTGCAGGAGTCGAAAGTATGCTGCGCAGAGATACGCTTTCGTACTTAGCTCCTTCAACGAACATTGCAGGAGGAGAGATCAGTCATGGAATAAATTCACTCTTTCTTCTGAACGACTTCAACCTGTCTTCCAATTTGCAAGGCAATGTTTCTGCCCGGATGGAGCAGACAACATTGAACGACGGATGGCGATTGCTTCCCCGCGCTTCCCTGACTTATAAGATGAGGGACTTTTATCTGTCGGCCATAGCCGGATTATACCAACAACTTCCCGAAAACAATTTTCTGCTCCGCAATCCAACCCTTTCTGCCGAACGTTGTTGGCAATATATAGCCGGAGCCTATCACGAAGCAAAAGGCAAAACCTATCGTTTGGAGGCATACTATAAGAAATATAACGGACTGGCAACAAATCTGAATAATAAGTACGCATCCGATGGATACGGTTCTTCCAAGGGCATTGATCTGTTTTTGAATGACCGTGAAGTTTTAAAGAATCTGGAGTATATGCTGGCTTATTCCTATAATGATTCCCGTCGAAAATACGGAGACTATCCGGTTGAAGCCATGCCGCAATATGCAAGTAAACACAACCTATCTCTTGCATTCAAATACTGGTTCTCGGGTATTCGCTCAACAATTGGAATAACCAACCGCTACGCCAGCGGCAGGCCTTATCATAATCCGAATGAAGAGGGTTTTATGCAACACACAACCTCTGCTTACAATAGTCTGGATTTTAGCATTAGCTTTCTGCTAAGTAAAAAAATTATTATACACTCTTCGGCATCCAATATACTGGGACGGAATAATGTTTATAATTATACCTATTCCTCTTCACGAGGAGGAGACGGCGCCTTTGCAAGCAGTCCGGTCAACGCTTCACGCAACAGCTTCTTTATGATCGGCATCTTTATCACCCTCAGTGGCAACACAGCCTATGATGTTTCAAACTTTTAATACACTTGTAAAATGAAAAAAATGAAATCTTTATTGCTAATCCTTACCCTTATCGGGTCTGGATTTGTTTACGCACAAAGTCCACAGCCTGAATTCTCAGACGTAATGGGTATGGCTATTAAATCACTGCAGGAAGTAAAAAGCCCCCAGGACATGATAAATGCAAGGAATACAATGGAACGAATTTCCATGAAATTCCCCGATCAATGGTTCCCTGTTTATTACATAGGCTTTACAGACATTACTCTTTCTTTTGCAAACGAAAGCAAAGAGAAGAAACTTGCCTATCTTAGTGAAGCAAAAGAAATGACAAAAAAGCTGGAAGCCTATCCGGATGCCGATAAATCCGAACTCTCTACGCTAATAGGATTCATCCTAAACGCCCAGGTTGCTGCCGATCCGGGAAATAATGGTCCCGCTCTTTTCGGCGAACTAATTGGCGCATATAAAACAGCCATTGCTTTAGATTCAACCAATCCAAGACCGGTTTATCTGCTGGCTCGCTTCAATCGCGACATGGCACGGTTTATGGGACAAACATCTCCCGGGTTTTGTTCAGAACTGCTAAAAGCAAAAACGTTGTATGATTCCCGGAAAGATAAACCAGTCTACCCTTCCTGGGGAAAAGAGGAAGTATCCCGGTTATTGATGGAATGCAACAACCAATAATCCGGGAGTCCGTTTTATTTCTTCAACAACCCATCAAGGTTCACACTATCCGCATCATTGGGAGCCGGTTTTATTTTCAACAACCGGCAGATGAGCGGATAGAGACTTATATTGGGAAGCGAAGGATGCGTTACATTCTTTTTAAAAGATGGTCCAGAAGCATAAAAAATGGCTTGCATCGTAGGATCAAAGTTATCATACCCATGAGCTCCACCTAGCCACGGCTTGCCCTTTTCACGGAATTGAACCATGCATCCCACATCCGGCAATACAATTAAATCTCCTATACGGGGGTTAGAGCCATAGTGGTAGCGAGCCGGTACCTCATCTTTTTTCCATACGGTGATGTTCGGAACCTTTTTCAGAATCTCGTAGGCGGTATCCGTGTATCCGGGTTTTGGATAAAGAACCGTAGGCACTCCGTCGAAAACAAACTTAAAACTATCCCTGGGAAGATAATCCCCCAGATTTACATACTTATCAGGGGTAAAGGTGGCCATCCCGTGGTCGGATGTCACGATAAAATCAATTTTGGGGGCGATATCAAGCTTATTAACCTTGGAAAAGAAGCGGGTCAGAACTGCGTCGAGCTCTTCCACTTTGTCAATTACCGCAGAGGAATCTGGAGTCGCATCATGACCAATGGCATCAGGTTCTTCAATGTACCACATCACCAGATGAGGTCGTTGTTCTTTTGGCAACGAAAGCCAGGCAACCACCGAATCAGCCCTATCATTATAGGGGACTTTGCTATCAAATATCTTCCATATAGAATTGTGACTTCCGCCTACAGGAGCTTCCGAACCAACCCAGAAATAGGTCGCAGCCTTAATGCCTTGTCGTTCGGCTGTGTGCCAAATAGGTTCGCCTCCGTAGAAAGAAGGATCAGAGACTGCATCCCGGTCTTTTATTCGGTACATTTTATCCATTGTACTATCATAAAACGAGTTGTTTACCAATCCATGATTATTGGGATGCAAACCGGTAGCCATACTATAATGGTTTGGAAAGGTTACACTCGGAAAACAAGGAACAAACGAAGCTCTTACCCCCACCCTGGCAAGAGAATCAAGCGTCGGAGTATGCCCTCTTCCGGGATAGTCATCCCGAAATCCATCCATAGACAAAACCACCACATAGCGCTCCTGTTTTGTGGAACGGCAGGAAGAAAAACTGATGGTAAACAGCAGAGCTATAAGTGAAAAAAGAATATTCTTATTCATGGGGGTCATCGTTTATTTTTACATTTGGGAAAAGCAGGATTTGTATCTTCGTCGTTTCACCGTTTTAGTTCTAAGTAACGAGAAAAGAAATCCTTTTATCTAAAAAATTGGAAAAGGCGGCTGCGCGATGCAGTGCCTTTTCCAAAGATAAACTTTTTTTGATCAGATACGGATTATCCGTTTTTAAAAAATATAACGTACCCCTATCTGAGCTCTCCAGCGCGAATTATAATCACTCTGGTTATATAACTTATTACTACTCGGTTTGGTAAATGAGAAAGTTGCTGCACCATCTGCCGTAACGCTTTCGGCTTTGATCGGGGTATATGAATAACCCGGAGAATTAACAGTACCCCAAGCCCTGTTAAACAGATTCCCGATATTCAACACATCAAGATTCACCTGCAGTGTATGCTTGCGGCTGCCCACCATAATATAAAAGTCCTGCATCAAACGCAAATCAAAATGGTGTTCAAACGGAGTCATCAATTCATTTCTTTCTGCATAACCTCCTCGTTTATCGCTTAGCCCACTTTCCTCGCTGGCAAGGAATCCCTTAAGATCGATCTTTTGCTGATCGGGGGTCAGTCCGGTCAAAGTTTTAAAATTCATTGCATCAACCTCGGCATCAGTAGGCACATAGAGTAAATCGTTC is from uncultured Macellibacteroides sp. and encodes:
- a CDS encoding NUDIX domain-containing protein; the protein is MENIALPTAGLVVVRGNKLLLAYSKNKKAWYLPGGKIEDGESSLDTLQREIFEELTIKLNSERLKYYCHITAPAYGELPHIIMEQDCFLYELNEKIEPKNEIDEVKFFDSEMYQSEPAQVPGVLKVFDKLTKDKVLL
- a CDS encoding TonB-dependent receptor, translating into MKTRFSFLIFLFVSLFQPAVLSAQTYTVKGIVADDKGAPLISVNVYIQETLEGTSSGEDGSFSFQTSSKGEVTLCAQMLGYNPATFKGKASVMGNVRLVLTPQNVALQEVFVTAGSYRLQGSSKWKEMSPVSIATTAGAVGDIYNGIAMLPGVQAAGESGKLMVRGGDSRESQTYIDEMHVLSPYTYTPANSAARGRYSPFLFEGINFSSGGFTSDYAQSLSSVLPLTTKDESPVTKIGVNLLTVGLGGGGTKAWKNSSLSFNGDYQNIGPYNEFFPDSYSWINPYQRISGESQFRKTFANKGIWKTYVAYDRTTFAQQTLESFNPISRTMDFEEDNLYLNSTFRKTLGRNYKFFSGIAISSNKKRIDGARLPLDALNETESEVHLKIRTEKRYSNLYKLTAGVESMLRRDTLSYLAPSTNIAGGEISHGINSLFLLNDFNLSSNLQGNVSARMEQTTLNDGWRLLPRASLTYKMRDFYLSAIAGLYQQLPENNFLLRNPTLSAERCWQYIAGAYHEAKGKTYRLEAYYKKYNGLATNLNNKYASDGYGSSKGIDLFLNDREVLKNLEYMLAYSYNDSRRKYGDYPVEAMPQYASKHNLSLAFKYWFSGIRSTIGITNRYASGRPYHNPNEEGFMQHTTSAYNSLDFSISFLLSKKIIIHSSASNILGRNNVYNYTYSSSRGGDGAFASSPVNASRNSFFMIGIFITLSGNTAYDVSNF
- a CDS encoding ectonucleotide pyrophosphatase/phosphodiesterase yields the protein MNKNILFSLIALLFTISFSSCRSTKQERYVVVLSMDGFRDDYPGRGHTPTLDSLARVGVRASFVPCFPSVTFPNHYSMATGLHPNNHGLVNNSFYDSTMDKMYRIKDRDAVSDPSFYGGEPIWHTAERQGIKAATYFWVGSEAPVGGSHNSIWKIFDSKVPYNDRADSVVAWLSLPKEQRPHLVMWYIEEPDAIGHDATPDSSAVIDKVEELDAVLTRFFSKVNKLDIAPKIDFIVTSDHGMATFTPDKYVNLGDYLPRDSFKFVFDGVPTVLYPKPGYTDTAYEILKKVPNITVWKKDEVPARYHYGSNPRIGDLIVLPDVGCMVQFREKGKPWLGGAHGYDNFDPTMQAIFYASGPSFKKNVTHPSLPNISLYPLICRLLKIKPAPNDADSVNLDGLLKK